A genome region from Deinococcus sp. KNUC1210 includes the following:
- the rapZ gene encoding RNase adapter RapZ has product MPFIVVSGLSGSGKSTALRTLEDAGYFATDNLPPELWGAMSDLARARNIERVVVSTDARTRDFLASLDASFERLKRRQEGVRIFFLEATPEVLLRRYNLSRRTHPLGDPSLLLDIAREAELLAPLRAIADTVIDTTALSNTQLAERITGLLGLPQDFDLRLTTFGFKNTPPRDVDLVLDVRTLPNPYYDPELRTKTGLNPDVARYVFQGAESEAFYEQLRGYVQTSAERARDAGRHAYSVAVGCTGGQHRSVAVAERLKNDLAGLGARVIDHRDIPVGET; this is encoded by the coding sequence ATGCCCTTTATCGTCGTCTCTGGTCTGTCCGGCAGCGGCAAAAGTACCGCCCTGCGAACGCTGGAAGACGCCGGCTACTTCGCCACCGACAATCTGCCGCCCGAGCTGTGGGGAGCCATGAGCGATCTGGCACGCGCCCGCAACATCGAGCGGGTGGTGGTCAGCACCGATGCCCGCACCCGCGACTTCCTGGCCTCGCTCGATGCCAGTTTCGAGCGCCTGAAGCGGCGACAGGAAGGCGTGAGGATCTTCTTTCTGGAAGCCACGCCCGAGGTGCTGCTGCGCCGCTACAACCTGTCGCGCCGCACGCACCCGCTGGGCGATCCCAGCCTGCTGCTCGACATCGCCCGCGAAGCCGAGTTGCTGGCACCGCTGCGGGCCATCGCCGATACCGTGATCGACACCACGGCACTGAGCAATACCCAGCTTGCCGAGCGCATTACCGGGCTGCTGGGACTGCCGCAGGATTTCGATCTACGCCTGACCACCTTCGGCTTCAAAAATACGCCGCCCCGTGACGTGGATCTGGTGCTGGACGTTCGCACGCTGCCCAATCCCTATTACGACCCGGAGCTGCGAACCAAAACCGGCCTGAATCCGGACGTTGCCCGGTATGTGTTTCAGGGCGCAGAGAGCGAAGCGTTTTACGAACAGCTGCGCGGCTACGTTCAGACCAGCGCCGAGCGTGCCAGAGACGCGGGGCGGCATGCCTACAGCGTGGCAGTGGGCTGTACCGGAGGCCAGCACCGCAGCGTGGCGGTGGCCGAACGCCTCAAGAACGATCTGGCCGGGCTGGGTGCCCGCGTGATTGACCACCGCGACATTCCGGTCGGAGAAACCTGA
- a CDS encoding DUF721 domain-containing protein, giving the protein MSRRTGQTHDMRALLGATLKNRGLRLGVSRARSVLLWPQVVGPELARLTRPRNQHGSTLFIEARDSAQAHHLSMQRHHFLAKLQQMMGDESVTELRFVVGTLPPDVRAIQPDLLPAPDRMRARELVREVPADLKDVAQQAAEAITRARRWREQQGYRPCPVCGEASAEQPCRACTLTLQDPQVGRAAPRLARNPALIHVLPQTLGDSGTAAARHLALELLKDQMELLALECVRSGGEVYYREYLGEQARLYLALSQRRESVRLTRAALRLLPERVQTVLREE; this is encoded by the coding sequence GTGAGCCGCCGGACCGGACAGACCCACGACATGCGGGCGCTGCTGGGAGCCACGCTGAAAAACCGGGGGCTGCGGCTGGGTGTGAGCCGCGCCCGCAGCGTCCTGCTGTGGCCGCAGGTGGTCGGCCCCGAGCTGGCGCGGCTGACCCGGCCCCGCAACCAGCACGGCAGCACGCTGTTCATCGAGGCCCGCGACAGCGCCCAGGCACACCACCTCTCGATGCAGCGCCATCACTTTCTGGCGAAGCTGCAACAGATGATGGGCGACGAGAGCGTGACCGAACTGCGTTTCGTGGTCGGAACGCTGCCGCCCGATGTTCGTGCGATTCAGCCGGATCTGCTGCCCGCCCCCGACCGCATGCGTGCCCGCGAACTGGTGCGCGAGGTGCCCGCCGATCTGAAGGACGTGGCGCAGCAGGCCGCCGAAGCGATCACCCGCGCCCGGCGCTGGCGCGAGCAGCAGGGCTATCGCCCCTGCCCGGTGTGCGGCGAGGCCAGCGCCGAACAGCCCTGCCGCGCCTGTACCCTGACCCTGCAAGACCCCCAGGTGGGCCGGGCCGCGCCCCGTCTGGCCCGCAATCCGGCGCTCATTCACGTGCTGCCGCAGACCCTGGGCGACAGCGGCACGGCGGCGGCCCGCCATCTGGCGCTCGAACTGCTGAAGGATCAGATGGAACTGCTGGCGCTGGAATGCGTGCGGAGCGGCGGCGAGGTGTATTACCGCGAGTATCTGGGCGAGCAGGCGCGGCTGTATCTGGCACTGTCACAGCGCCGTGAAAGCGTGCGTCTGACACGGGCGGCGCTGCGGCTGCTGCCGGAACGGGTCCAGACGGTCCTGCGCGAGGAATAG
- a CDS encoding molybdenum cofactor biosynthesis protein B yields the protein MGREEHQEAAQGAVRVGVLTISDTRTQDTDTSGQYLMQQLQVDGHVVVEYRIVKDDALEIRSALSAMMKTAQVILSSGGTGITGRDVTIPVVESLLTKPMPGFGELFRMLSYQQVKGAAMLSRAVGGLARNTLIFALPGSQNAAQTAWEGLLRDELSHLVFEMTRQPQPLSGSSVTLPSGSGPLHVLGGFVEETEGAADVLEVEPPKV from the coding sequence ATGGGCCGAGAAGAACATCAGGAAGCCGCGCAGGGTGCCGTCAGGGTGGGCGTGTTGACCATTTCCGACACCCGCACCCAGGACACCGACACCAGCGGTCAGTATCTGATGCAGCAGCTTCAGGTAGACGGGCATGTGGTGGTCGAATACCGCATCGTCAAGGATGACGCACTGGAGATTCGCAGCGCTCTGAGCGCCATGATGAAGACCGCGCAGGTAATTCTGAGCAGCGGCGGCACCGGCATCACCGGGCGCGACGTGACCATTCCGGTGGTCGAGAGCCTGCTGACCAAGCCGATGCCGGGCTTTGGCGAACTCTTCCGCATGCTCAGCTATCAGCAGGTGAAGGGAGCCGCCATGCTGTCGCGGGCGGTGGGCGGTCTGGCCCGCAACACCCTGATCTTTGCGCTGCCGGGCAGCCAGAATGCCGCCCAGACCGCCTGGGAAGGCCTGCTGCGCGACGAGCTTTCGCATCTGGTCTTCGAGATGACCCGGCAGCCGCAACCGCTCAGCGGATCGTCTGTGACGCTGCCTTCCGGTTCTGGCCCGCTGCACGTGCTGGGCGGCTTCGTCGAAGAGACCGAGGGCGCGGCAGATGTGCTGGAAGTCGAGCCGCCGAAGGTGTGA
- a CDS encoding DUF4291 family protein, which yields MTPQALATDFLAAFTETTVRVYQAFPHEIATPALRHQHFVSPFSLGRMSWIKPSFFWMMYRAGWGHKELRQARILAIDLPREFFDRVIAEATLSSRLQSQLITPSDVVVQFDPDRDLHLNKLTSRALQIGLRGPVLREYALALPLQITDITSDVIQVEGLIHRGMLKEAQALVPLQQVYPTPAG from the coding sequence ATGACGCCACAGGCCCTCGCCACCGACTTTCTGGCAGCCTTCACTGAAACGACTGTCCGGGTTTATCAAGCGTTCCCACATGAAATCGCCACTCCGGCCCTGAGACATCAACACTTTGTATCGCCGTTCAGTCTAGGACGCATGTCGTGGATCAAGCCTTCATTTTTCTGGATGATGTACCGTGCTGGCTGGGGCCACAAAGAACTCAGACAGGCCCGCATTTTGGCCATCGATCTTCCCCGAGAATTCTTTGACCGCGTTATTGCAGAAGCGACACTCAGCAGTCGGCTTCAGAGTCAGCTCATCACCCCGTCAGATGTAGTCGTACAGTTCGATCCCGACCGCGACCTGCATCTGAACAAACTGACATCAAGGGCTCTTCAGATCGGCCTGCGTGGACCAGTGCTCCGGGAATATGCCCTCGCGCTTCCTCTACAGATTACGGACATCACTTCAGACGTGATCCAGGTAGAAGGACTGATCCACCGAGGCATGTTGAAAGAAGCACAGGCGCTCGTGCCCCTTCAGCAGGTGTATCCCACCCCAGCGGGTTGA